One Asticcacaulis sp. MM231 DNA segment encodes these proteins:
- a CDS encoding glycosyltransferase — MKVALVHYWLVGMRGGEKVLEAFCDLYPDADIFALVADVDKLSPKIRRHKITTSFLQKLGGVKYYQKMLPLMPMALELFDLTGYDLVISSEAGPAKGVITRPDAVHVCYCHSPMRYIWDLYPQYYANAGTLTRLAMSLTSPGLRTWDVTTAARVDHFIANSAYIAKRIKKFYRRDSVVINPPVDIARFEASPSPGDYYICAGQITPYKKIDIAVEAFTRLNKKLVVIGSGATDALRKAAGPSVTFLGAVDDATMAHHFANCRALIFPGVEDFGIVPLEVLACGRPVIAFARGGALETVIDGETGILFHEQTSEALMEAVVKMDAQHQTFSPVDLRCFAMGFDRSVFVEKLRQFMEKVTLS; from the coding sequence ATGAAAGTCGCTTTAGTTCACTACTGGCTGGTAGGCATGCGCGGCGGGGAGAAGGTCCTCGAGGCCTTCTGCGACCTCTATCCCGACGCCGACATCTTCGCCCTCGTCGCCGACGTCGATAAATTATCGCCCAAGATCAGGCGACATAAGATCACCACCTCGTTCCTGCAGAAACTGGGCGGGGTCAAATATTATCAAAAAATGCTGCCGCTCATGCCGATGGCGCTCGAGTTGTTCGACCTGACCGGGTACGACCTGGTCATATCCTCTGAAGCGGGGCCGGCCAAAGGCGTGATTACGCGTCCGGATGCGGTGCATGTCTGTTACTGCCACTCGCCCATGCGTTATATCTGGGACCTCTATCCGCAATATTACGCCAATGCCGGCACGCTGACCCGGCTGGCCATGTCGCTCACCTCGCCCGGCTTACGCACCTGGGATGTGACGACGGCGGCGCGCGTCGACCATTTTATCGCCAATTCCGCCTATATCGCCAAGCGCATAAAAAAGTTCTACCGGCGCGACTCGGTTGTGATCAACCCACCGGTCGATATCGCAAGATTTGAGGCGAGCCCGTCGCCCGGTGACTACTATATCTGCGCCGGTCAGATCACCCCCTATAAGAAGATCGACATCGCGGTGGAGGCCTTTACGCGGCTCAACAAGAAACTGGTCGTCATCGGATCGGGCGCAACCGACGCACTTCGCAAAGCGGCCGGCCCAAGCGTGACCTTCCTGGGCGCTGTCGACGATGCCACCATGGCGCACCACTTCGCCAACTGCCGCGCGCTGATCTTCCCGGGCGTTGAAGATTTTGGCATCGTGCCGCTCGAAGTTCTGGCCTGCGGCCGCCCCGTCATTGCCTTCGCCCGCGGCGGCGCGCTGGAGACTGTCATCGACGGCGAAACCGGCATCCTGTTCCACGAGCAAACGAGTGAAGCCTTGATGGAAGCCGTCGTGAAGATGGATGCGCAGCATCAGACCTTCAGCCCCGTTGATCTGCGCTGTTTTGCCATGGGCTTTGACAGATCGGTTTTTGTTGAAAAACTGAGGCAGTTTATGGAAAAAGTAACCTTAAGCTAG